From the Ipomoea triloba cultivar NCNSP0323 chromosome 8, ASM357664v1 genome, the window ACTTCAGTCTTCCAATCCACCTCTTTATGCAAATGTTAATTGTAATGCACTTGCTGCTGCAGTTGTTAATAGGCAAGTATCTGTTGTCCACCTTCTTCTACAGGTAATTATTATGTACATTTTTATTTgagcaaatatcaatttaggTCAATGACTGTTTTGATCCACATATTTAATTCGGACTAATTATCAttcacgactattgttttaatgCTAAAATTTATCAGGTTGATTACCCCTTCGTTTAGAATATGCCggaatatgaaattataaaggtattttcgtcctATCATAATTAAGATATCCAATTTAAGCATGAATAAAAGGATTTAAGCCTTCATTCCAATTGGCCATTctcctcctcatccttcttCTCATTCTTATTCATTTAAAATGATGAGGATGAAAACCGCAACTTgagatcttagggcttaaatcccTGTATTAATATTCGAATTGGTATCTCAATTATGAAAGGataaaaatacccttataatTTCATGTTCCGACAAGTCCTAACGGTGGGGTGACTGACAGGATAAATTttgatactaaaacaatagtccaTGAATGAAAATCGGACACTGACTAAAaactgtcattttgctaatactcgtggaaccaaaattgatatttgctctTTTTATTTAGTGTTAAAGATGGATGCGGGGatctaaacatatacatataccaGGCTTAAGATTTTCATTTGATGActacaattaataattttcagAGGGGTGCAAGAGCAGACTGTAATGTGAGACTAGGAGCTTGGTTTTGGGAGGTTACAACCGGAGAGGAGTTTAGAGTGGGAGTAGGGCTAGCTGAGCCTTACCCTATCACTTGGTGTGCAGTGGAGTATTTTGAAGGCACTGGGGCTATACTAAAGGCAATAATGCTGCAGCAACACTACAACATCTCTCCTCATTTAGGGAGGACAATCCTCCACCACGCCCTCCTGTGTGGCAACTCTAAAGCAGTTGAGGTGCTTTTGAGTAGTAGTGGGGCAAACGCAGAACTTGGTGGTGGAGGATTATTCTTTGCTTTGCACTATGCTGTTCAACGGGGTAACTTAGATTTAGTTGAGTCTCTGATAAGAAAAGGTTGTGATGTGAATGAGCTCGACCGCGAAGGCTATACTCCACTGATGTTGGCTGCAAAGGCAGGCAACATAGCCATGTGCAGGCTTCTGATTTCGCGCAGAGCTAGGTTGGGCATTGAAAACGCGAGGCTTGAGACCGCGCTTTCGCTAGCAAGAAACAACGGCAGCAGCAGCGTTGTGGAAGAAACGATAGTGGATGAGTTTGCTCGGGAGGTGGTGTTGGAAGGGGGATATGTAAAGAAGCACACAAAGGGTGGGAGAGGGGCTCCTCATAGGAAGATGCTGAAAATGTTGGGGGATTTGGGGGAGTTGAGGTGGGGAAAGTCACGCAAGAGAAATGTGATATGTGAAGGGGCTGAAGTAGGGCCGAGTTCAAAGTTTCGTTGGAACCGTAGGAAGAAGTTTGATGCTGATGCGCCAGGGGTTTTCAGAGTGATGACCACAAAGAACAAGGTGATTCATTTTGAGTGTGAAGGTGGAACTGAAATGGCTGAGCTTTGGGTTAGGGGAATAAAGCTAGTAACTCGTGAAGCTGTTAATATTATATTGGTAGATCGATCAGGAAAGCCAGAAAATAGGAAATGACTAATCAACAAGTTGCACTACTTTGGttcatttgtatatatagttttttagAGTTCCTTTTCATTTTCCCTTGTGTTAAAAGTTTGGTTTATGCAAATCAgaacattttttaaaacatttggtTTTGAACTTCTTCTGATTGGTATTAATCTGCATCTCCACATGGGGTTGGTTTTCGATGTTTTAATGACAGGTGCCTCCTCTACTAACACTTATAGTTTTCAAACTTCTAGAATGCTAATATTGTAGAACAActtaattgaaagaaaaaaaaaggagtgtTAGTGTTAATCGAAATGCTACAATCCCAACATATAtgctagaccaccatttaaggtgatacgctaaaCAGTCGACCGACGCTAACGTCtaagcggggattaatcggtgcttaggcgggatttttacaacactgcaGGTAAGCAAGAAAAGTCATGAAGTATGCCTCATGGCCTATATCtcaatttttttgtgtgtttctACGCACCTATGGTTTGACATCTCAATAATCTTTGTGTTAGGATTACCTTAGAGCAAATCTGGACATGATTCTATATTTGTGGTAGTTGATAGATTTTTAAAGATGACACACTTTATTCCTTGTAATAAAACTGATGATGGACGCTTATAGTTGATATTTTCTTCAAAGGAATTGTTAGATTACATGGTATGTTTAAGTCGTGATGTTAAGTTCCTTAGCTATTCCTGGAAGACTTTGTGGTTGAAGCTCAGAACTAAGCTACTATTATCTACTACTAGTCatcactacaccaaaaaggttatttagtggcggttaatttgttatttagaggcggttcaaaaccgccactaaactatttagaggcggttctccaaccgtgtctaaatagtgtgtcgcgaaggatttagaggcggttttagaCAAGTGTGGGAATTGTTGATCAGCATtgcatttagcggcggtttCAAAACTGCCGCTAAATATAAGGTAGTTTACTTTGCTTTTAGTGGCGGTTCtctaaccgccactaaatataactattagtttattcctttaaattttagtggcggttattaagtgtcgctaaatttttattttttatttttaaaaattttagtggcggttattaagtgtcgctaaatatttttctttatttattttttaaaattttaatggcggttattaagtgtcgctaaatatttttctttatttatttttaaaatattagaggTAATTATTTAGGTGttgctaaataatttataattacattattatatttttataattatcatttaattatatttattcaaaaatctttatattaaaatgcatATTGCAATCATAAATAAACTCTATGTACACATttaattggaaagaaaataaGTTGTAACATTCAATagtattcaataatatattaacatTTGAGCATAGTATTCAAAAGCAATAGCAAGTAatcaaaaaaatactaaacaccAATATTTGACAAACTTCACCAACAAGTGGTGAATCCATCAATTCCTCTCATCTTAACCTTCAAcagaaatcataaaaaaaattactaaacaccAATATTTGACAAACTCCATCAACAGCGACAAGTGTTGGGTTGAATCCATCAACAACAGCAAGTGATCCTTCACAACCTCCTAGAGAATAACAtcaatgtaaaaataaaaaataaaaataaaataagaaactCAATATTATCAGTAACATATTTGAAATAGAACTAAAACTAAGTAGAATTGGATAACACCATTTAAGTCATTTGGAGTCTGTGAAGGTGAAAATAGAACTAAGTGGAAGAAATAATGACAATACAGATCTCTAGTAGGAAATTATACAAGTCAATCTAACAGAGCTAATCCAGGATCCAAAATGTCAAGATGAGTTTACACATTACACatgcattttatttaaaatatcagACTTATCAAAATGGAAACTTTGGTTAGTTTAAAACTTTTGCTACAACCAAAATGATCCTCAAGAGCACTCCTGATCTGCAAATGGTATATACAAAGGCAACCAGATCAAAAATCAATAAAGAAAATGGATCACAAGTTTGCacagacaaaaacaaaaatactgCAACTACCTTATCTTCAATATCATTCTTGTCAAACCCCTTAACAAACACAGTTGTACTTTCACCTCCACCCTTGCCTCCTCTGGAAGGAGTTATCAAATCTCCTACAGTAAACAAATTaccaacaaatttaaaaaataataataattataattatgtttAACTCACAATCCATAAATCTAATTTTAGGGGAAGATGACTTACCCACTATTCAGAGTATAAGCTCCTCTCTCTTTAGCAAGGTAAAGCTTCACTTCTTGGCCCAACAACTGTTGACCATTAAAGTTCAAGAGCCTGCAACAGATTTGTACACACAACTAATTACCTACTTTGGAGTCTTTGAAGGCGCATCCTCTTCTTCATCACTAGACTCCTCTGATGAGGAATCATCAGAACTACTCTCCTTCCCAGTAGAAGACTGCCACAACAAAAGAGAGGATAGGCAAGCTCAGAAGGTGTACACATGAAATGCATGCAAATGTAATAACAATTGTATAAAGATTCAATAATTACAAAAGATCTCAATCATTCAATATCTTCTTAACACTCAGCTTTAGATGGCTCATCATCAGAACTTTCATCTTCAGAACTGGTCTCATCTTTAGAGTCATTAGCACTTTGTTTGACAGTAGTTCTAGTAATTGAGGCCTACTCACACATACATCAAACAATATGTTAGCATACATAGTGTAGAGCACAATCAATGAGGATAAAAACAATTCCTATACACACTTTGGTTAGTTTAAAACTTATCTATGCTCTTCACGCAAGGACacaatattcttcctttaaCAAATCTATGCTCAGTTgcaaaatcaattaatttatctaCCCATTCTATATATCTCAAAGCATTTCACGGTAAATTAATCCAAGATTTATCCATGCATAATCACTTCAACAATAATGATACTATGATAGAACATTACCTCTCAATTCATGCAAGAACTCATAATGCTCCCCTTTTAGACAGCCCCTTGTGCAAAAAACTTGCAAAGAACCCTGGAAACATTATAAACACAAATATGATCTTAACTGTCAAACTGAAATTTGCTAGGAAGCAACCCATAGATCAAAGTAATGAAGAATATGGTTTAGGAATCAAAGTACTAGCATTAAGCAAGCAATATTAGCCTTGTCTATCCAAGACTCTGCTAGACAGACATGTTCAGTATGCTACATAATATGAACCTGAGACATCCACGTGTAACCTGATTGCCAACATGGATAATTAAGTATGTTAGTTGACTTGCAAATTCAACTTGaaccaattatatataattacccAAAATTTAtcatgcattttattttttttataaatgctAACACATTCAAGAAGTTCTGTAAGATTCTTATTGTCCGATCTCTTCATTTTCAAATCATGTGGCAGTGCTGCAGCATTATTATGAGTAATAGTATCAGTAGGCTCCATATAACTACAGAGCAATTTTCAGGTCTCaagtaaaaaatttaacattCCAACATATCGAATATATTGCAGTCATTTATATCTAAAATGCAACAAAGAAAGCACATTTTTCTCCTTTCAAAAGCATCCTTGATTAGTTATAATTGAATGGTCCAAAAAAGTTAATCTTGTTGTCAAATAATCTACACAATAAGAACAAAAATGCCAAATTGGCAATTGATGTGTATCAATTACTTGAGTCACTAGAATCTAGATATTTCAAGAAAAAGGAACTTGAAAAGAATAGAAGAGGAGGGTATGGGGATTAACAAGAGTAAGTTAAAGAACGCATACTCATAAGTCAATTTCCCATCACGAACTAGGCCCAAAAGATAATCTATCATGCCATGAAATTGTTCTACTTTATCTGAACGTAACCACTTTTGGAGCCAAACCCCTCTCAAAGAAAGATCCTGCAAGCATaatatcaaaaatattacagaaatgaattttttttcttttccaattttaaCCAAAGCTTTTATAATTAGGAACAAAAACTCTTTGGTCAGACAGTCAGTATCTAGTCTCATAGCCCCACATATAGTGGTCAGACAGTCAGTATCTAGTCTCATAGCCCCACATATAGCATTGTAACAGTCAGTATCTAGTCTCATAGCCCCACATATAGCATTGTAATTCTTTTCCTTGCAAAGCATACCGCTAATAGATTAATGTATGCAGATTAAAAAACTTGATTTAGATATTTCAAAATTGATCAGCTTATGAAAAATGTTGCGCTTCTTCACAGGAGACTTCAACCAAAAGAACAATTGTCAATTGTATGATATCTCTCTTAGCTTTGTCACAAACGCTCATCAAAATTAAGGTGCATAAAGTATGGGCAAAATGTGAGTAGGGTTGAgtcattcaataaaaataagaatccaCCGATTCGTATGAATGGAAGATACATAGATCAAatcaaattcaataaaaataagaattccAGAAGACTTACCGTGTCTACGTGAGGCCGTGAGTCATTGAGGGGAGTGAGGGTTGAGGTCGTGAGCGGTGAGTCCCAGGGCACCGGCGATGTGAGATTTGAGAAGATCTGAGAGAAGAGGCGAAATCACAGAGAAGAGGCGAAATTGCAGGGAAGAGGCAGCCACCGAAAATGGAGCATGGTCGGAGAAGACGGAGAAAATGGAGTTGTGCTCTATGGAGGGCGTGGTCGGAGAAGACGGAGAAAATGGATTCGTGGTTTGTGGAGGGTGTGGTCGGTGAAGAAAGCAGAGAACAATTACtgatttactattattattattattattattattattattattattattattattattatttactgatttattaatgttttaattatttagtggcggttatgaTGAACCGCCACATGTAAATGTcgctaacaattaatttatttaagtttCCATATTAAATTAGCGGCGGTTTCTATAACCGCCTCAGTTATTTAGAGGCATAACCGCCGCTAAGTATATGTCGCTAAAAACACAATTTGTTGTAGTGCATCCTCAAACATATCACCAAACTGAGGTAGTAAATAGAACCATCGTAACTCTACAACGAGTTTTGATTAGtaagaatttgaaaatttggaaAGAGTGTATTCCTTATGCTGAATTTGCTTACAATAGACAAGTACATATGACTACAGGCTACTCTCATTTTCAAATTGTTTGTGGTTTTAACCCAATAACACCTCTTGATCTTTTTCCTTTACCAGTTAGTGAAAGTGTTAATTTAGATGGAGCGCAAAAGGCGAAGATGGTTACAAAGATGCATGAATGTGTTAGCAAAAGTATAGTTAAAAGAAATGCACAAGTGGCCAACTAAGTTAATAAGATAGAGGTGCAAGAAGGTTGTTTTCCACCCAGATGATTGGATTTGGGTTCACATGAGTAAGGTTAGATTTCCTACTCAATGCAAATCCAAACTTATGCCAAGAAGATATGAACCTTTTCAAGTGCTAGAGAGGATCAATGATAATGCCTATAAAATTGATCTCCCGAGCGAGTATGGTAATGTGGGTTTTACCTTTAACATCTATCCCCTTTTGATTTAGGTGTAGAGAAAGATAATTGGGTGAATCCTTTTGAGGGGGGTGGAGCTTATGAGGACATCTTAGGGCAATAACAAGCTCAAATGAAATGGAATAAGGATCATCTACAAACTCAAGATGGCCTGGTCTAATTACTAGAGCTCAAAATAAGCGTCTATAAGAAGCTGTTTGTGCATTAATGGTCAAATTTAGTTGGACTGAAGCCATAGTCAAGTCAATGGGGAATGAGGATGGAGACTTAGTGAATTTAATTGGGTGCTAAGTCACGCAAATTAACTAAGCTAAAGTTCAAAGAAAAGATAATTTGCCAAGATGACTAAGATATGATCTTAGACGTGCAAAATAAAGTTAGGAGTCTTGGAGTGAATCTATATAGCTTTATagcatgttattattattattattattattatttattttactttattattctttatttatggCTAAAGTAATGTTATGATGGAGAATTCCGTTAGGAGACTTAATCTCCATTAGTTAGTCTCAAACCCACTTTTTTAGTTATAGTCCTCATGTGATGGAAGCTAAGGACTACCACGCCCCATGATCTTGTCTAGGTCAGGTTTGAGAGTATTTATTAGGTCAATTCTTGTATATACAAATTAGTTTTGAATTCAATTGAAAAAGGTAAGCAACTGTATGTGTTTTCAAGCTCATCTATTATATTGAGTTATCTTGAGTTGTGAGACTCATCAACGTAACTTTGGTTGTGGCATCCATGCTCGTAGCATTTATCTCTCAATCCTCTGAGAGTGGTGTGCGTAGTTCCTAACTACcccctttcttttattttaaacagcaaaacccaaacaaaaaattattgataCAAAGCTTCTGAAAATCGCCCTATCATAGTGTATCCTAAAATTGTGTCACATTGTGAGGAGTCTAGGGAAGCTTTCTTGAAGATTCGAGCAACACTGACTCATTTGTAAGGTGGAACCGTATTAGTCTGGGTTGTTAGCCAAATGTTTTTGACTTGCCTTCTAACTGTCAGAATTCACTGTCGCGTATCCCCCTATGCCTCCGAGCAGTTTGAAGCCAACAATCAAATGTTGTAGAAGAAGAGAATTCCGATGGCCACTAACACCAAGGTAACAAAAAATGCAGTGAACATGCCATGCCTTCAAGGACCCTTTGTGCGTGTTAAGGATAAATTTTGTGAAGGCTATCATATCACGAACCTTTGATATCAACCTGTTAATGGTGGGGTGTGAAAGAGAAACCTTTTATTCAATCCCAGTTTGTATGCCACTTCTTGCACTTTTGTTTGGTAGGATAAACCGCCAGTGGGAATTGGTTAGTGTAGTTTTACATCGATTCAACCGCTTGTGGGCACCAACAATTTTTGCCTGCGATTTATTTGTGTTCACGTTTATCTGGCTGGATAAGCCGCATTTGGGCACCAATTACATTTTACTTGTTGTTATCTTGCTTTCTTTGAGGCTACATACATTCAAAATGAGTTTGGAGGGGCTTGGCCCTATTAGAAGTTGAAGAGTCACCTAGACTAAATGTTGCTTCTCTTATCGAAAGCTAGAAAGTAAGCCCTCACATGAACAAGGATGATCTCACTTCCTACAAGACTCAAGTCTATGATTTCTAAGGAcaaaacaaacataataatgGTGAAAGAGGATGCCTCAATGTTTCATTTGTTGGGTGTTGATGACACAATGTCCTTCGATGAAGACTATTTAGACGAAGGAAGCTCAAATTAGGAATTCATTGATGACTACGAAGAGGATTCAGTAttacgtgaaaaaaaaaagtttcatggGCTTGTATCTTTGATGAAGTGTCAAAATGTTCATGTTTTCACCTTGCATTTAAGTTTATTTATCTTgtcatttgttataattttactcaaaatgttcctcatttgattcatttgtgtgTTTAGGTGTAATTCTTGATGACTTAGATGAATTGGATAatttttggagcattttggatgcATGTAGAGCCAATGGGAGCCTAAGAGAAGCTATGAAGATGGAGGAAACACCGCTTGAAGAGCCAAAGAGTGGTGTTTTCAATGGTCTTGGTCATTTGGacaaacaaaggaaaaagtGGAGCAAAGAAGCAAGAAGTTGAAATTCCAGCATAACTCGTCCACTGCTCGATTTTTTTTGGCCATATCTCTTTttaggaatgtccaaatcaaATTTTCTTTATGTCATTGGAAAGCtaacttgaagggctacaactttgatgaagatcataaatacaaattcaaaagattCATGGGTAAAAAATAGCCTAGAAGATTGGCACTGTGCGTAGGAGCGCTGCCCGGTGGCCACAAGTCTAGCCACACCCGTGGCCACTGGGCAGTACTCCACTGCTTTCTGGCCACAAGTCTAGCCTCACCCGTGGCCAGCACTCTGCACTTTTTGACAGCACGATTTTGCTCTTTAAAATGAGATTTTCTCCACCCAAAAAGACATCtttcatttccatttcatttCCTAGCTAGGGTTTGTTTAGAATAGCATAAAATAGGGTAGAATACTAGTTTCTCTTCACGTCCAAGCATCAAGAACATAGCAAATGTTGGATTCAAAAgctcaatagagaagtttttcTTACCCATCTCTTCCTTTAATTTCTCTTTATGCTTTCATTTActtctttaatattttgcatctattgttatattatgagtagctaaacCATTTGGGACTAGGATTTGGTTTGATTTCTTGCTATTGATGCTTATATATGttgtattgcataaaggggattaTTTGGGTGTTCTAGGGTTAGTTGTGTGAATTGGATTTGTTATGAAATTGTGTATAATTGTTGGATCCCTTTTATATGCATGATTTGGAGTGTGTTTGTTGCTACGAGAGTAGAGCTTGTACACTAGCCACACAGTCACACACTTAATGCCCAATACGAGAGTATTTCGGGTATTAAGGAGAATTTATGCTTTGTGTTCTTGTTTAGGCAACTTTAGGTTAGATTGTCACGATAGTGGAGTTCATAGTGAGGTTGCAAGTCCAAATAGCTACGAGAGTGGTATTTGAACATATTTGTGCATCTCACTTACCCTATGCCTTGTCCTAATCCCCTAATCCTTAGTAGAATAATTAGCATCTTAGCTTGAATCAACCAAGTCCCGGTCCTTTATTTTACTTGTCTAATTTGTCATTTGCTAAACCATATCAACCAAACTCTTTAACGATAGGCCTAGCTTCTATAAGAATAGTTTTAGCTTGTGCTTAACTCCACATTGCATCAATTCCTAACATTACAAGAGCCATCTCCAGCGGAACGATATCTAAACTCTATATTGTAATTTGATACTTGATGGGTATGATGAAGAAGAATTCCATCTAAACATAGAACCTACCAATGGTGAAGTTGTGATTCTTGACAAAGAAATATTTCTCATTGAATAAGAACGTAACTATTGCATGTTGGGGAAAATGATACTACaagaatatttaaaaatgtagCATGTAAAAGGTGTTAGGTTTGATTGTACTTAgacttagattttgatgatgtctTTGGAAGTCTTCATTAGGGCTGAAGATACCCTCATTTCCTTTGGAAAAATAATTCCTGCTAAACTAGTCGAACAACCCAGCCGTTTCTTTGTCTAAGATGAACAACTGAAGAAACGAACTAATACTTGCCTAAGTTAAAACAGTGGAAGCATACAAGGCTGACCAGCTGAAAGATAAGAAACACACCAACTAAAAGTCAACCAATGAAAGTGAAGAGGCAAAGGGGAAGACAAGAAGAAGTGAAGTAGAAGGACCATCAGGGTTCCAGCTTAAGTGCTGAAGTAGAGGGACCAATAGAGAAGTCTGAAGCCATGTTGATGTCTTGAAGATCTAGCAACAGAAATGTAGCGGCAGGTTAGAGTAGAAGCAAATCAGAGTAGTGCAACAGAAGTAAGTTAGCAGACCTTGCCACAATAGATAAGTTAAAGGCTATCAGCAGACACTAGCGGACCTTGCTGCAACAAATAAGTTGAAGGCTACCAACAAGCAACCAACAGAAATAAGAAGTATTTTTCATCCAAGTTCTAAATAAGATTCCAGATGAAGCATCTTGATGGCACTTGGACATCACTCAACCAAGGATGAAGTAAAGACAAAAAGACAACACATTCTTTTTGAATCAACGCATCATTAGGGAAAAGGACATGGTTGTTACACAAACAGACAAAGGCATACACTTGCATAATCATGTAGTTTTTGGCAGCATGGACACTTGTCAAATTGGGGTGCAATAGGCAGATTCCAATGAAGGTTGTTTTACCAACCTGCCCCAACCTCTATCATATAAATAGACGACTCCTAAGCTTAGAGAATTatagagaaaattttaaaaaagatgGGGTCAAACATGTGGAATAGTGTGTGAAAAAGGTAAGAGATTTACAAGTTATTGCGTGCTGAAAATCTGAAAGGAAAAATAGGAACATTGAAGTTGTATCTAGTATCTCGAAAGCTTCTTATCCAAAATCAATTTGTGAAAACAAACAACCTCTATTGCAATCTTACTATCGTGGTGAAGATCTTAGTCAAAGGGGACTTGGTTGACGATCCTTGGGGTGAAGATCAGGTGTTGAAGATTTGGTAGGCATGTCCAAGTCAAAGGAACATCATACTCAATCATAGTActtagggcatgtttggttattggcaGACCCACCAACTTTAGTCAAAACGCCAAAGTAACCGTTTGGTTAGCAGCGgattgctccaaaccgctgaaaACTCAAACGCTGCTATGAGCAGCGTTTGAGattggcgttttggggaaaaaaaaaacgcccttagttctaattattattattaaaaaaaaaaactaactaagAAGCCGAAAAGACTTCTCTCAAAAGCCTTTAAGAAGGTTTCTAAGGCAGCTGAGTTGCTCCTCTTCCAAATATTttcgatgtgggatcaaaatGATCCCACATCATTTACAAAGGGGAGCCATGCGGCTCCCctttgtctattttttttttattttgttatatattttttggattattattattattttattttattttattattgttgtttttgtaattgttattgtaaattttattttattattacataataataataataataatattattattattattattattattattatgaatgtccttttaggtcattttacatattaactgctaatctaaacagctaattttaccaaatatctttttacaaaccgctaatacaattcgCTGGTCAAATctgctaaca encodes:
- the LOC116028045 gene encoding ankyrin repeat domain-containing protein 17-like, whose protein sequence is MTVFSTGGYLAGKHVFPAVNYSSSGEAVSQRLVDAAHADDLDLSMELLADPFVDVNYVGTVCLRSRRTELVLHDETATEVRVEFEEFKTEITPLFLAAHNGNATLVRKLLRDGATVNHKLFRGYATTAAVREGHAETLEILLKAGGAAQPACEEALLEACLLGRATHAHILMASQMIRPHVAIHALVTASSRGFIEFVDSLLQFGVDVNASARVLLQSSNPPLYANVNCNALAAAVVNRQVSVVHLLLQRGARADCNVRLGAWFWEVTTGEEFRVGVGLAEPYPITWCAVEYFEGTGAILKAIMLQQHYNISPHLGRTILHHALLCGNSKAVEVLLSSSGANAELGGGGLFFALHYAVQRGNLDLVESLIRKGCDVNELDREGYTPLMLAAKAGNIAMCRLLISRRARLGIENARLETALSLARNNGSSSVVEETIVDEFAREVVLEGGYVKKHTKGGRGAPHRKMLKMLGDLGELRWGKSRKRNVICEGAEVGPSSKFRWNRRKKFDADAPGVFRVMTTKNKVIHFECEGGTEMAELWVRGIKLVTREAVNIILVDRSGKPENRK